Proteins encoded by one window of Serratia nevei:
- the ftsE gene encoding cell division ATP-binding protein FtsE, with the protein MIRFEQVSKAYLGGRQALQGVDFHLRPAEMAFLTGHSGAGKSTLLKLICGIERPSAGHIWFGGHDISRLKNREVPFLRRQIGMIFQDHHLLLDRTVYDNVAMPLIIAGASTEDIRRRVSAALDKVGLLDKAKNFPIQLSGGEQQRVGIARAVVNKPAVLLADEPTGNLDDALSEGILRLFEEFNRVGVTVLMATHDTGLIARRNYRILTLSQGRMQGGAHHGQ; encoded by the coding sequence ATGATTCGCTTTGAACAGGTCAGTAAAGCTTATCTGGGCGGACGGCAAGCGCTGCAGGGGGTCGATTTCCATCTGCGCCCGGCGGAAATGGCGTTTCTGACCGGCCATTCCGGCGCGGGGAAAAGTACCCTGCTGAAACTGATTTGCGGTATCGAACGGCCCAGCGCCGGCCACATCTGGTTTGGCGGCCACGACATCAGCCGTTTGAAAAACCGCGAGGTGCCGTTCCTGCGTCGGCAGATCGGCATGATCTTCCAGGATCACCATCTGCTGCTGGATCGCACGGTGTATGACAACGTGGCGATGCCGCTGATCATCGCCGGCGCCAGTACCGAAGACATCCGTCGCCGCGTCTCCGCCGCGCTGGACAAGGTCGGTTTGCTGGATAAAGCGAAAAACTTCCCGATTCAGCTGTCCGGCGGTGAGCAGCAGCGCGTGGGCATCGCCCGTGCGGTGGTGAACAAGCCGGCGGTGCTGCTGGCGGATGAGCCGACCGGCAACCTGGACGACGCGCTGTCGGAAGGCATTCTGCGCCTGTTTGAAGAATTCAACCGCGTCGGCGTCACCGTATTAATGGCGACGCACGACACCGGGCTTATCGCCCGCCGTAATTACCGCATCCTGACGCTGAGCCAGGGCCGCATGCAAGGGGGCGCTCACCATGGCCAATAA
- a CDS encoding DUF1145 family protein: MLINLGRLLMLCVWGFLLSNLFHPFPKPLKYFIDVALFFMVVMHGLQLVLLKSTQPKDQPISYWQEAKIFIFGVFELLAWQKKQPPIKKK; this comes from the coding sequence ATGCTGATTAATCTGGGCCGCCTGCTGATGCTGTGCGTGTGGGGCTTCCTGCTCTCTAACCTGTTCCATCCGTTTCCCAAGCCGCTAAAGTATTTCATCGACGTGGCGCTGTTCTTTATGGTGGTGATGCACGGCCTGCAGCTGGTGCTGCTGAAATCCACCCAGCCGAAGGATCAGCCGATCAGCTACTGGCAAGAAGCCAAGATCTTTATCTTTGGCGTGTTCGAGCTGTTGGCCTGGCAGAAGAAACAGCCGCCCATCAAGAAAAAGTGA
- the rsmD gene encoding 16S rRNA (guanine(966)-N(2))-methyltransferase, with the protein MTRLSPRAAAKKPPQAAAGQIRIIGGQWRGRKLPVPNSPGLRPTTDRVRETLFNWLAPVIQGARCLDCFAGSGALGLEALSRYAGSATLLEFERPVAQQLEKNLALLQGKGVVINTNALSWLAGEGQPFDVVFLDPPFRKGLLAETALLLEQRGWLADEAWIYVEAEAESAAADVPASWQLHREKVAGQVAYRLYIRSQEKTDHAD; encoded by the coding sequence ATGACAAGACTCTCGCCACGGGCGGCGGCCAAAAAACCGCCCCAGGCCGCAGCCGGACAGATCCGCATCATCGGCGGCCAATGGCGCGGTCGCAAGCTTCCGGTGCCGAACAGCCCGGGGCTGCGCCCCACCACCGATCGGGTGCGTGAAACCCTGTTCAACTGGCTGGCGCCGGTGATTCAGGGCGCGCGCTGTCTGGACTGTTTCGCCGGCAGCGGCGCATTAGGGCTGGAAGCGCTGTCGCGCTACGCCGGCAGCGCCACGCTGCTGGAATTCGAACGGCCGGTGGCGCAGCAGCTGGAAAAAAATCTGGCGCTGCTGCAGGGCAAAGGGGTGGTTATCAACACCAACGCGCTGAGCTGGCTGGCGGGCGAGGGCCAACCGTTTGACGTGGTGTTTCTCGATCCGCCGTTTCGCAAAGGCCTGCTGGCGGAGACCGCCTTGTTGCTGGAGCAGCGAGGCTGGCTGGCCGACGAGGCCTGGATCTATGTAGAAGCCGAGGCGGAAAGCGCCGCGGCGGACGTGCCTGCCAGCTGGCAGCTGCACCGGGAGAAAGTCGCCGGCCAGGTGGCCTATCGCCTTTATATTCGTTCGCAAGAGAAAACCGACCATGCTGATTAA
- the ftsY gene encoding signal recognition particle-docking protein FtsY yields the protein MAKDKKRGFFSWLGFGQKEKEEEQQQPEQPVEQAEPQAAETPAEPAAAKLDDKLPAQESEPAASVDTPGEWDNGQAGEQIAENLPAAAEHPTAQALAEEIVSVTEQVVAQQQPIVEPEPVVEPEPVVEPEPVVEPEPVVEPEPIVEPEPVVEPEPVVEPEPVVESEPSVEPEPVVEPEPVVEPEPVVEPEPVVEPEPVVEPEPVVEPEPVVEPEPVIEPEPVVEPEPEPEEEAPLEPVVPAAAQEQERPTKEGFFARLKRSLLKTKQNLGSGFMGLFRGKKIDDDLFDELEEQLLIADVGVDTTRKIITSLTQHASRKQLKDAEALYGKLKEEMSEILAKVDQPLDVSGKTPYVILMVGVNGVGKTTTIGKLARQFQAEGKSVMLAAGDTFRAAAVEQLQVWGERNRIPVVAQHTGADSASVIFDAVQAAKARGIDVLIADTAGRLQNKSHLMEELKKIVRVMKKLDDQAPHEVMLTLDASTGQNAVSQAKLFNEAVGLTGITLTKLDGTAKGGVIFAIADQFGIPIRYIGVGEGIEDLRPFKADDFIEALFARED from the coding sequence ATGGCAAAAGATAAGAAACGTGGGTTTTTCTCCTGGCTGGGCTTTGGCCAGAAGGAAAAGGAAGAAGAGCAACAGCAACCTGAGCAGCCGGTAGAGCAGGCGGAGCCTCAGGCCGCGGAGACGCCGGCTGAACCGGCAGCCGCCAAGCTGGATGACAAGCTCCCCGCCCAGGAATCTGAACCTGCCGCCTCCGTCGACACCCCGGGAGAGTGGGATAACGGTCAGGCCGGCGAACAAATCGCGGAGAACCTGCCGGCGGCGGCCGAACACCCAACGGCGCAAGCGTTGGCCGAAGAGATTGTCAGCGTGACCGAGCAGGTAGTGGCGCAGCAGCAGCCGATCGTCGAGCCAGAGCCGGTTGTCGAACCTGAGCCGGTCGTTGAGCCAGAGCCAGTTGTTGAACCTGAGCCGGTCGTCGAGCCCGAGCCGATTGTTGAGCCAGAGCCGGTTGTTGAGCCAGAGCCGGTTGTCGAACCTGAGCCGGTCGTCGAGTCTGAGCCGAGTGTTGAGCCAGAGCCTGTCGTCGAACCTGAGCCTGTCGTCGAACCTGAGCCGGTCGTTGAGCCCGAGCCGGTCGTTGAACCTGAGCCGGTCGTTGAACCTGAGCCGGTCGTTGAACCTGAGCCGGTCGTCGAGCCTGAGCCGGTCATTGAGCCTGAGCCAGTCGTCGAACCAGAACCCGAGCCGGAAGAAGAAGCGCCGCTTGAACCTGTGGTGCCGGCCGCTGCGCAAGAGCAGGAGCGCCCGACCAAAGAAGGCTTCTTCGCTCGCCTGAAGCGCAGCCTGCTGAAGACCAAGCAAAACCTTGGCTCCGGCTTTATGGGGCTGTTCCGCGGTAAAAAGATCGACGACGACCTGTTCGACGAGTTGGAAGAACAGCTGCTGATCGCCGATGTCGGCGTGGATACCACGCGCAAGATCATCACCTCCCTGACCCAGCACGCCAGCCGCAAGCAGCTGAAAGACGCCGAAGCGTTGTACGGCAAGCTGAAGGAGGAAATGTCCGAAATTCTGGCCAAGGTCGATCAGCCGCTGGATGTCAGCGGGAAAACCCCGTATGTCATCCTGATGGTCGGCGTGAACGGCGTGGGTAAAACCACCACCATCGGTAAGCTGGCGCGTCAGTTCCAGGCGGAAGGCAAGTCGGTGATGCTGGCGGCGGGGGATACTTTCCGCGCCGCGGCGGTGGAGCAGCTGCAGGTGTGGGGCGAACGTAACCGTATCCCGGTGGTGGCGCAGCATACCGGCGCGGATTCCGCTTCGGTGATCTTCGATGCGGTGCAGGCTGCCAAAGCGCGCGGCATCGATGTCTTGATCGCCGATACCGCCGGCCGTCTGCAGAACAAATCGCACCTGATGGAAGAGTTGAAGAAGATCGTCCGCGTCATGAAAAAACTGGACGACCAGGCCCCCCATGAGGTTATGCTGACGCTCGATGCCAGCACCGGCCAGAATGCGGTCAGTCAGGCGAAATTATTTAATGAGGCCGTGGGCTTAACCGGCATCACGCTGACTAAACTGGACGGTACCGCCAAGGGCGGGGTGATCTTCGCCATCGCCGATCAGTTCGGTATCCCGATTCGCTATATCGGCGTCGGGGAAGGCATCGAAGATTTGCGGCCGTTTAAGGCTGACGATTTTATTGAGGCACTTTTTGCCCGAGAGGATTAA
- the rpoH gene encoding RNA polymerase sigma factor RpoH: MTKEMQTLALVPQGSLEAYIRAANAYPMLTAEEERELAERLHYQGDLDAAKQLILSHLRFVAHIARNYSGYGLPQADLIQEGNIGLMKAVRRFNPEVGVRLVSFAVHWIKAEIHEYVLRNWRIVKVATTKAQRKLFFNLRKTKQRLGWFNQDEVELVARELGVTSKDVREMESRMAAQDMTFDPTPDDEARDGQAMAPVLYLQDKSSDFAEGIEEDNWESNAADKLAYALEGLDERSQHIIRARWLDDDNKSTLQELADQYGVSAERVRQLEKNAMKKLKMAIEA, from the coding sequence ATGACCAAAGAAATGCAAACTTTAGCCTTAGTACCCCAAGGTAGCTTGGAAGCCTATATCCGGGCAGCCAACGCCTATCCGATGCTGACGGCAGAGGAAGAGCGGGAGCTGGCTGAACGGCTGCATTATCAGGGCGATCTGGATGCCGCTAAGCAGCTCATCCTGTCTCACCTGCGCTTTGTCGCTCATATTGCCCGCAACTATTCAGGCTACGGTCTGCCGCAGGCGGATCTGATTCAGGAAGGTAATATCGGCCTGATGAAAGCCGTTCGCCGCTTCAACCCTGAAGTCGGCGTGCGTCTGGTTTCCTTTGCGGTGCATTGGATTAAGGCGGAAATCCACGAGTACGTATTGCGCAACTGGCGCATCGTGAAAGTGGCGACCACCAAAGCGCAGCGCAAGCTGTTCTTTAACCTGCGCAAAACCAAACAGCGTTTAGGCTGGTTCAACCAGGACGAAGTGGAGCTGGTGGCCCGCGAGCTGGGCGTCACCAGCAAAGACGTGCGCGAGATGGAATCTCGCATGGCGGCGCAGGACATGACCTTCGATCCGACTCCGGACGACGAGGCCCGCGATGGCCAGGCGATGGCGCCGGTGCTGTACCTGCAGGACAAGAGCTCCGACTTCGCCGAAGGCATCGAGGAAGATAACTGGGAAAGCAACGCCGCAGACAAACTGGCCTATGCGCTGGAAGGTCTGGACGAGCGCAGCCAGCATATCATCCGCGCCCGTTGGCTGGACGACGACAACAAGTCGACGCTGCAGGAGCTGGCCGATCAGTACGGCGTTTCCGCCGAGCGCGTGCGCCAGCTGGAAAAGAACGCCATGAAGAAATTGAAAATGGCGATCGAAGCCTGA
- a CDS encoding DUF2500 domain-containing protein, with product MSKPPLFFVAVIALIAVLATQRYFKQRQQEAENDRAPMRSLQVTVSDKRSFPVAKTRAPQREPLVNEPMYYEVVFRPVQGGEDIQLRLKQWQYNPIEQGAQGTLNMQGTRFVSFTVQP from the coding sequence ATGAGTAAGCCACCGTTGTTTTTTGTCGCCGTGATTGCGCTGATCGCCGTGCTGGCCACGCAACGCTATTTCAAACAGCGCCAGCAGGAGGCGGAAAACGACCGCGCACCGATGCGCAGTCTGCAGGTGACGGTGAGCGACAAGCGAAGCTTCCCGGTCGCCAAAACCCGTGCGCCGCAGCGCGAACCGCTGGTCAATGAGCCGATGTATTACGAGGTGGTGTTCCGCCCGGTACAGGGCGGTGAAGACATCCAGCTTCGGCTGAAACAGTGGCAATACAACCCGATAGAACAAGGCGCGCAGGGCACGTTGAACATGCAGGGCACGCGCTTCGTCTCTTTCACCGTTCAGCCGTAG
- a CDS encoding AprI/Inh family metalloprotease inhibitor, with protein MKGTLTRTALAAGGMMVTSAVMAGSLALPTAQSLAGQWQVADSERQCQIEFLANEQSETNGYQLVDRQRCLQSVFAAEVVGWRPAPDGIALLRADGSTLAFFSRDGDLYRNQLGADDALTLKALA; from the coding sequence ATGAAAGGTACTTTAACGCGCACCGCTCTGGCGGCGGGCGGCATGATGGTGACGAGTGCGGTCATGGCCGGCAGCCTGGCGCTGCCGACCGCGCAGTCGCTGGCGGGGCAATGGCAGGTGGCCGACAGCGAACGGCAATGCCAAATCGAGTTTTTGGCGAATGAGCAAAGTGAAACCAACGGCTATCAGCTGGTGGATCGGCAACGTTGTCTGCAAAGCGTGTTTGCGGCCGAGGTGGTGGGCTGGCGCCCGGCGCCGGACGGCATCGCCCTGCTGCGGGCGGATGGCAGCACGCTGGCGTTCTTCTCGCGCGACGGCGATCTGTATCGCAACCAGCTGGGTGCCGATGATGCCTTAACGTTGAAAGCGTTGGCTTGA
- a CDS encoding serralysin family metalloprotease, with translation MQSTKKAIEITESNFAAAKTGYDAVADLLHYHERGNGIQINGKDSFSNEQAGLFITRENQTWNGYKVFGQPVKLTFSFPDYKFSATNVAGDTGLSKFSAEQQQQAKLSLQSWADVANITFTEVAAGQKANITFGNYSQDRPGHYDYGTQAYAFLPNTIWQGQDLGGQTWYNVNQSNVKHPATEDYGRQTFTHEIGHALGLSHPGDYNAGEGNPTYRDVTYAEDTRQFSLMSYWSETNTGGDNGGHYAAAPLLDDIAAIQHLYGANLSTRTGDTVYGFNSNTGRDFLSTTSNSQKVIFAVWDAGGNDTFDFSGYTANQRINLNEKSFSDVGGLKGNVSIAAGVTIENAIGGSGNDVIVGNAANNVLKGGAGNDVLFGGGGADELWGGSGQDTFVFSAASDSAPGASDWIRDFQKGIDKIDLSFFNKEAQSSDFIHFVDHFSGAAGEALLSYNASNNVTDLSVNIGGHQAPDFLVKIVGQVDVATDFIV, from the coding sequence ATGCAATCTACTAAAAAGGCAATTGAAATTACTGAATCCAACTTCGCAGCCGCCAAAACCGGCTACGATGCTGTAGCCGACCTGCTGCATTATCATGAGCGTGGCAACGGGATTCAGATTAATGGCAAGGATTCATTTTCTAACGAGCAAGCTGGGCTGTTTATTACCCGTGAGAACCAAACCTGGAACGGTTACAAGGTATTTGGCCAACCGGTTAAATTAACCTTCTCCTTCCCGGACTATAAGTTCTCTGCCACCAACGTCGCCGGCGACACCGGGCTGAGCAAGTTCAGCGCGGAACAGCAGCAGCAGGCTAAGCTGTCGCTGCAGTCCTGGGCTGACGTCGCCAATATCACCTTCACCGAAGTGGCGGCCGGTCAAAAGGCCAACATCACCTTCGGCAACTACAGCCAGGATCGCCCCGGCCACTATGATTACGGCACTCAGGCCTATGCCTTCCTGCCGAACACCATTTGGCAGGGCCAGGATCTGGGCGGCCAGACCTGGTACAACGTCAACCAGTCCAACGTGAAGCATCCGGCGACCGAAGACTACGGCCGCCAGACGTTCACCCATGAGATTGGCCATGCGCTGGGTCTGAGCCATCCGGGCGATTACAACGCCGGTGAAGGCAACCCGACCTACCGCGACGTCACTTACGCGGAAGATACCCGTCAGTTCAGCCTGATGAGCTACTGGAGCGAAACCAACACCGGTGGGGACAACGGCGGTCATTACGCCGCTGCTCCTCTGCTGGATGACATTGCCGCCATTCAACATCTGTATGGCGCCAACCTGTCGACCCGCACCGGCGACACCGTGTACGGCTTTAACTCCAACACCGGTCGTGACTTCCTCAGCACCACCAGCAACTCGCAGAAAGTGATCTTTGCGGTCTGGGATGCGGGCGGCAACGATACCTTCGATTTCTCCGGTTATACCGCTAACCAGCGCATCAACCTGAACGAGAAGTCGTTCTCCGACGTGGGCGGCCTGAAGGGCAACGTCTCGATCGCCGCCGGGGTGACCATCGAGAACGCCATTGGCGGTTCCGGCAATGACGTGATCGTCGGCAATGCGGCCAACAACGTCCTGAAAGGCGGTGCGGGCAATGACGTGCTGTTCGGCGGCGGTGGGGCGGATGAGCTGTGGGGCGGTTCCGGCCAGGATACCTTCGTGTTCTCTGCCGCCAGCGATTCTGCACCGGGTGCTTCGGACTGGATCCGCGACTTCCAGAAAGGGATCGACAAAATTGACCTGTCGTTCTTCAACAAAGAGGCGCAGAGCAGTGATTTCATCCACTTCGTCGATCACTTCAGCGGCGCGGCCGGTGAAGCGCTGCTCAGCTACAACGCTTCCAACAACGTGACCGATTTGTCGGTGAACATCGGGGGTCATCAGGCGCCGGACTTCCTGGTGAAAATCGTCGGTCAGGTAGACGTCGCCACCGACTTTATCGTGTAA
- a CDS encoding lysoplasmalogenase: MSWPFLAVFFSGWLFVDASYRGPRWQRWVFKPVTLLLLLLLAWQAPVLSAAGYLIVLGLLATLIGDALLLLPRERVLYAIGAFFLSHLLYTLSFASQMTFSLFWPLPLALLAIGALLLATLWTRLEEMRWPIVTYVAMTLLMVWLAGEQYFLRSTDFGFSLLTGTSLLLLANVVWLINRYRFTFRAADAIVAFCYFSGHFLIVRSLYL; this comes from the coding sequence ATGAGTTGGCCGTTCCTTGCCGTATTCTTTTCCGGTTGGCTGTTCGTCGACGCCTCATACCGTGGGCCGCGCTGGCAACGCTGGGTGTTCAAACCCGTCACGCTGCTGCTGCTGTTGCTGTTGGCCTGGCAGGCGCCGGTGCTCAGCGCGGCAGGTTATCTGATCGTACTCGGCCTGCTGGCGACGCTGATCGGCGACGCGCTGCTCCTGTTGCCGCGCGAGCGGGTGCTGTACGCCATCGGCGCCTTTTTCCTCTCCCACCTGCTGTATACCCTGAGCTTCGCCAGCCAGATGACGTTCAGTCTGTTCTGGCCGCTGCCCCTGGCGCTGCTGGCGATAGGCGCGTTGCTGCTGGCCACCCTTTGGACCCGGCTGGAAGAGATGCGCTGGCCGATCGTCACCTACGTGGCGATGACGCTGCTGATGGTCTGGTTGGCGGGCGAACAATATTTCCTGCGCAGCACCGATTTCGGCTTCTCGCTGCTGACCGGCACCTCGCTATTGCTGCTGGCCAACGTGGTTTGGCTGATCAACCGCTACCGTTTCACCTTCCGCGCAGCGGACGCCATCGTCGCTTTCTGTTACTTCTCCGGCCACTTCCTGATCGTGCGCTCACTCTACCTGTAA
- the ftsX gene encoding permease-like cell division protein FtsX produces the protein MANNAKTAKSKALRGGWREQWRYAWMNAIKDMLRQPLATLLTVMVIAISLTLPSVCYIVWKNVSTAASQWYPTPQLTVYLDKSLDDDAALKVLDAIKAEAGVEKVNYLSREEARGEFRNWSGFGGALDMLEENPLPAVAIVTPKMSFQSSDTLNTLRDRVAAVQGVEEVRMDDSWFARLAALTGLAGQIAAIIGVLMIVAVFLVIGNSVRLSIFSRRDTINVMKLIGATDGFILRPFLNGGAMLGFAGALLSLVLSGALVWQLESVVAGVAKVFGTTFTLHGLGWDEALLLLIISAMIGWIAAWLATVQHLRRFTPQ, from the coding sequence ATGGCCAATAACGCAAAAACCGCCAAGAGCAAGGCGCTGCGCGGCGGCTGGCGCGAACAGTGGCGTTACGCCTGGATGAACGCCATCAAAGACATGCTGCGTCAGCCGTTGGCGACGCTGCTGACGGTGATGGTGATCGCCATCTCCCTGACGCTGCCGAGCGTGTGCTACATCGTGTGGAAAAACGTCAGCACCGCGGCCAGCCAGTGGTACCCGACGCCGCAGCTGACGGTCTACCTGGATAAGTCGCTCGATGACGACGCGGCGCTGAAAGTGCTCGATGCCATCAAGGCGGAAGCCGGCGTGGAGAAGGTGAACTACCTGTCGCGTGAAGAAGCGCGCGGCGAGTTCCGCAACTGGTCGGGCTTTGGCGGCGCGCTGGACATGCTGGAAGAGAACCCGCTGCCGGCGGTGGCGATCGTCACGCCGAAGATGAGCTTCCAGAGTTCGGACACCCTCAACACCCTGCGCGATCGCGTAGCGGCGGTGCAGGGCGTGGAAGAAGTGCGTATGGATGACAGCTGGTTTGCCCGCCTGGCGGCGCTCACCGGGCTGGCGGGCCAGATCGCGGCGATCATCGGCGTGCTGATGATCGTGGCGGTGTTCCTGGTGATCGGCAACAGCGTGCGTCTGAGCATCTTCAGCCGTCGCGACACCATCAACGTGATGAAGCTGATCGGCGCCACCGACGGCTTTATCCTGCGGCCGTTCCTCAACGGCGGGGCGATGCTGGGCTTTGCCGGCGCGCTGCTGTCGCTGGTGCTCTCCGGCGCGCTGGTGTGGCAGCTGGAGTCGGTAGTCGCCGGGGTAGCCAAGGTATTCGGCACCACCTTCACCCTGCACGGGCTGGGCTGGGACGAGGCGCTGCTGCTGCTGATCATCTCCGCGATGATCGGCTGGATCGCCGCCTGGCTGGCGACAGTGCAACATTTACGCCGATTTACACCACAGTAA
- a CDS encoding zinc/cadmium/mercury/lead-transporting ATPase — MHNQQNHNHQEHHHTEGGCGCNHSHSKTQHGCSSEPKNAAAQAEHTHHHHDHGDSGCCTAAPDDPDEESDRLAAAPPSGSQRFSWKVTGMDCPSCAKKIENAVTALPGVDSARVLFATEKLVVDAQSDISLRIQDAVAQAGFTLLGTQTAKAAAPKTSRFGEFAPLLLLTTLMVVSWVLDRVNPELGRIAFIATTLVGLAPVAAKALRLIRSGTPFAIETLMSVAAIGALFIGATAEAAMVLLLFMVGELLESYAANRARRGVTALMELVPEDALLLQGTERKRVPVASLRPGDVIEIAPGGRLPADAELLNPFASFDESALTGESVPVERQQGEKVAAGSLSVDQAAQMKVISEPGKNAIDRILQLIEEAEERRAPIERFLDRFSRYYTPAIMLLAVAVILVPPLLFSQPWDTWIYRGLTLLLIGCPCALVISTPAAITSGLAAATRRGALIKGGAALEQLGQIQTIAFDKTGTLTEGKPTVTDVLPIGTLTEQRLLQLAAAVEAGSHHPLAQAIINRAAESGTELPLAQARRALAGVGVEGIVDGKTVLISAPGKLAPGLLDAQWQSQVDKLENAGKTAVVVLEDGAPIGLLALRDTLRGDAKQAIAELNALGIRGVMLTGDNPRAAAAIAGELGLDYRAGLLPEDKVSAVTELSELRPTAMIGDGINDAPAMKASSIGIAMGSGTDVALETADAALTHNRLVGVAEMIRISRATHANIRQNITIALGLKGVFLITSLLGLTGLWLAVLADSGATALVTANALRLLKKRS, encoded by the coding sequence ATGCACAATCAGCAAAACCATAATCATCAGGAACATCACCACACCGAAGGCGGATGCGGCTGCAACCACAGCCACAGCAAAACCCAGCATGGCTGCAGCAGCGAGCCGAAAAACGCCGCCGCACAGGCCGAACACACCCACCACCATCACGATCATGGCGATAGCGGCTGCTGCACCGCCGCGCCCGACGATCCGGATGAGGAAAGCGACAGGCTGGCCGCCGCTCCCCCTTCCGGTAGCCAACGTTTCAGCTGGAAAGTCACCGGCATGGACTGCCCCAGCTGCGCCAAGAAAATCGAAAATGCCGTCACCGCACTCCCCGGCGTCGACAGCGCGCGCGTGTTGTTCGCCACCGAGAAACTGGTGGTCGACGCGCAGTCCGACATCAGCCTGCGGATCCAGGACGCGGTCGCTCAGGCCGGCTTTACCCTGCTCGGCACTCAGACCGCCAAAGCCGCCGCGCCGAAAACTTCACGCTTCGGCGAATTCGCACCGCTGCTGCTGTTAACCACCCTGATGGTCGTCAGCTGGGTGCTGGATCGGGTTAACCCGGAGCTGGGCCGCATTGCCTTTATCGCCACCACGCTGGTCGGATTGGCACCGGTCGCCGCCAAGGCGCTGCGTCTGATTCGTTCCGGCACGCCGTTCGCCATCGAAACGCTGATGAGCGTGGCGGCCATCGGCGCGCTGTTCATCGGCGCCACTGCCGAGGCGGCGATGGTGCTGCTGCTGTTTATGGTCGGTGAACTGCTGGAATCCTACGCCGCCAACCGCGCGCGGCGCGGCGTGACGGCGCTGATGGAGCTGGTGCCGGAAGATGCGCTGCTGCTGCAAGGTACCGAGCGCAAACGCGTGCCGGTCGCCAGCCTGCGTCCGGGCGATGTGATTGAAATCGCACCCGGCGGGCGCCTGCCGGCCGACGCCGAGCTGCTCAATCCGTTCGCCAGCTTCGACGAAAGCGCCCTGACCGGCGAATCGGTGCCGGTCGAGCGTCAACAGGGTGAGAAAGTGGCCGCCGGCAGCCTGTCCGTCGATCAGGCGGCGCAGATGAAGGTGATCTCCGAGCCCGGCAAAAACGCCATCGACCGCATTTTGCAGCTGATTGAAGAGGCCGAAGAGCGCCGCGCGCCGATCGAACGCTTCCTCGATCGGTTCAGCCGTTATTACACCCCGGCCATTATGCTGCTGGCCGTCGCGGTGATCCTGGTGCCGCCGCTGCTGTTCTCACAGCCGTGGGATACCTGGATCTATCGCGGCCTGACGCTACTGCTGATCGGCTGCCCATGCGCATTGGTGATCTCGACCCCGGCGGCGATCACATCCGGGCTGGCAGCCGCCACGCGGCGCGGCGCGCTGATTAAAGGCGGTGCGGCGCTGGAGCAACTGGGCCAGATCCAAACTATCGCCTTCGATAAAACCGGCACCCTGACCGAAGGCAAGCCGACGGTGACCGACGTGCTGCCGATCGGCACACTCACCGAACAGCGGCTGCTGCAGCTTGCCGCCGCGGTGGAAGCCGGTTCACATCACCCGCTGGCACAGGCGATCATCAACCGCGCCGCCGAAAGCGGGACGGAGCTGCCGCTGGCGCAGGCGCGCCGCGCGCTGGCCGGCGTCGGCGTGGAAGGGATCGTGGACGGCAAGACCGTGCTGATCAGCGCGCCAGGCAAGCTGGCACCAGGCCTGCTAGACGCCCAATGGCAGAGCCAGGTAGACAAGTTGGAAAACGCCGGCAAAACGGCGGTGGTGGTGCTGGAAGACGGCGCGCCCATCGGCTTGCTGGCGCTGCGCGATACGCTGCGCGGCGACGCCAAACAGGCCATAGCCGAACTGAACGCGCTGGGTATTCGCGGCGTGATGCTGACCGGCGACAACCCGCGCGCCGCCGCAGCGATCGCCGGCGAGCTGGGGCTCGACTATCGCGCCGGTCTGCTGCCGGAAGATAAGGTCAGCGCGGTCACCGAACTGAGCGAACTGCGCCCGACGGCGATGATCGGCGACGGGATCAACGACGCCCCGGCGATGAAGGCCTCCAGCATCGGCATCGCCATGGGCAGCGGCACCGACGTGGCATTGGAAACCGCCGATGCCGCCCTGACCCACAACCGGCTGGTAGGCGTCGCGGAGATGATCCGCATCTCGCGCGCCACCCACGCCAATATCCGGCAAAACATCACCATCGCATTGGGGCTGAAGGGGGTCTTCCTGATCACCAGTCTGCTGGGGCTGACCGGTTTGTGGCTGGCGGTGCTGGCCGACTCCGGCGCCACCGCGCTGGTCACCGCCAACGCGCTGCGGCTGTTGAAAAAGCGCAGCTAA